Proteins encoded in a region of the Methylobacterium radiotolerans JCM 2831 genome:
- a CDS encoding CoA pyrophosphatase produces the protein MSDPLADFLARAAAGLSPAPPGPDDPTSNPRGDHSLDPDGTAVIPPPPHRRAAVLVPVVPRADGPTLILTMRAANLRDHSGQVALPGGKIDPADPGPADAALREAFEEIGLPPESVRLLGYLDPYLSGTGFLVTPVIGLVDPGAVLTPNPNEVADVFEVPLPFLMDPERYRLRSRAWQGRERWFYALTFGERLIWGVTAGILNNLRERLYPEAVPGDAGRPAR, from the coding sequence GTGAGCGACCCGCTCGCCGATTTCCTCGCCCGCGCCGCCGCCGGCCTGTCGCCGGCTCCGCCCGGGCCGGACGATCCGACCTCCAATCCGCGAGGCGACCACAGCCTCGATCCGGACGGGACGGCCGTGATCCCGCCGCCGCCGCACCGCCGAGCCGCCGTCCTCGTGCCGGTCGTGCCGCGCGCGGACGGGCCGACCCTGATCCTGACGATGCGGGCCGCCAACCTGCGCGACCATTCCGGGCAGGTGGCGCTGCCGGGGGGCAAGATCGATCCCGCCGATCCCGGGCCCGCGGACGCGGCCCTGCGCGAGGCGTTCGAGGAGATCGGGCTTCCGCCCGAGTCGGTGCGGCTGCTCGGCTATCTCGACCCGTACCTCTCGGGCACCGGCTTCCTCGTGACCCCGGTCATCGGCTTGGTCGATCCCGGCGCGGTCCTGACGCCGAACCCGAACGAGGTGGCCGACGTCTTCGAGGTGCCGCTCCCGTTCCTCATGGACCCGGAGCGCTACCGCCTGCGCTCCCGCGCGTGGCAGGGCCGCGAGCGCTGGTTCTACGCCCTGACCTTCGGCGAGCGGCTGATCTGGGGCGTCACCGCCGGAATCCTGAATAATCTGCGCGAACGGCTCTACCCGGAGGCCGTGCCGGGCGACGCCGGGCGCCCGGCGCGTTAG
- a CDS encoding DUF1285 domain-containing protein: protein MSEDPAPDPTLSRLSAALGELPKRGLPPVERWDPPYCGAIDIRIAADGTWFHNGSPIRRDKLVRLFASILRREPDGRTVLVTPVESVGITVDDAAFVAVEMAVDGSGAERRVSFRTNVDDLVSVDAEHALRFEAAPDGALKPYLHVRRGLWALVTRALTYDLVDLAEERVVDGKPWLGLWAGGAFHTIAPVAAA, encoded by the coding sequence ATGAGCGAGGATCCCGCCCCCGACCCGACCTTGAGCCGCCTCAGCGCGGCCCTGGGGGAGCTGCCGAAGCGCGGACTGCCGCCGGTGGAGCGGTGGGACCCGCCCTATTGCGGCGCCATCGACATCCGCATCGCGGCGGACGGGACGTGGTTCCACAACGGCTCGCCGATCCGCCGGGACAAGCTGGTCAGGCTGTTCGCCAGCATCCTGCGGCGCGAGCCGGACGGCCGGACCGTCCTGGTCACGCCGGTGGAGAGCGTCGGCATCACCGTGGACGACGCGGCCTTCGTGGCCGTCGAGATGGCGGTGGACGGGAGCGGGGCGGAGCGGCGCGTCTCCTTCCGGACCAACGTCGACGATCTGGTCAGCGTCGATGCCGAGCACGCCCTTCGCTTCGAGGCGGCACCGGACGGGGCGCTGAAGCCCTACCTCCATGTCCGCCGCGGGCTGTGGGCGCTCGTGACCCGGGCGCTCACCTACGACCTCGTGGATCTCGCCGAGGAGCGCGTCGTCGACGGGAAGCCCTGGCTCGGCCTGTGGGCCGGCGGCGCCTTCCACACGATTGCGCCGGTCGCCGCCGCGTGA